A window of the Paralichthys olivaceus isolate ysfri-2021 chromosome 5, ASM2471397v2, whole genome shotgun sequence genome harbors these coding sequences:
- the tmed1a gene encoding transmembrane emp24 domain-containing protein 1a, translating into MHCDRRRMMTVSAQLCLLACFTLTGDFSLALRPNQDVEFTFLLPAGSTESFYQTTVRNDTMEVEYQVIAGSGLDVGFALISPGGDRLVSDFRQSDNIHMVSPTEDGDYRLCFDNSFSKMSVKVVFFGVSVRPNSQSGASRGQDEWMDVAMAESMVEYKLEDIRVTMDSVYQRLERTRQLQTSLRAFEARDRYLLEDNLWRVSFWSCLNLLVMLTVAATQMYTLQRLFDSNKRTST; encoded by the exons ATGCACTGCGACCGGAGGAGGATGATGACTGTGTCTGCACAGCTCTGTTTGCTGGCATGTTTCACTCTGACTGGAGACTTTTCTTTGGCTTTGAGGCCAAATCAAGACGTGGAATTCACATTTCTGTTACCTGCCGGCAGCACCGAGAGTTTCTACCAAACCACTGTGAGAAACGACACCATGGAGGTTGAATATCAG GTGATAGCCGGGTCCGGTCTGGACGTTGGTTTTGCCCTCATCTCACCCGGCGGAGACCGGCTGGTCTCTGACTTCAGGCAATCTGACAACATTCACAT gGTGTCTCCCACAGAGGATGGAGACTACCGGCTGTGTTTCGACAACAGCTTCAGTAAAATGTCGGTGAAGGTTGTGTTCTTTGGGGTGAGCGTCAGGCCAAACAGCCAGAGCGGTGCAAGTAGGGGCCAAGATGAGTGGATGGACGTGGCCATGGCCGAGAGCATGGTGGAGTACAAACTGGAGGACATCAGG GTGACGATGGACTCCGTGTACCAGCGACTGGAGAGGACCCGTCAGCTCCAGACCTCGCTGCGGGCCTTTGAGGCGAGGGACCGCTACCTTCTGGAGGACAACCTGTGGCGGGTGTCCTTCTGGTCCTGCCTCAACCTGCTCGTCATGCTGACTGTTGCGGCCACACAAATGTACACCCTGCAACGTCTCTTTGACAGCAACAAGCGGACCAGCACCTAG
- the tnfsf14 gene encoding tumor necrosis factor ligand superfamily member 14 isoform X1, with the protein MVKHGLHNVYVVDRNATMPPIPPRLGQRQWRAGAAQTLLFLLVSLALCGITIEACLIYRLYVLEPAASASFSKLSGDVISLTKGPSQDVVSSKPLAHLTGGQDAVHGPHIMEWSMIADPLLHDMYYRNGSLIIQKEGFYYVYSKVFFLESGVFYHSVDMNTERYRGGSITLLRSRKYTPGNVQSNSYLGGVFHLYQDDALFVRVSDTSKIHRHKSYENNFGAFMI; encoded by the exons ATGGTCAAGCACGGGCTTCACAATGTGTATGTGGTGGACCGCAATGCCACCATGCCTCCTATACCGCCCAGGCTGGGCCAGAGACAATGGCGAGCAGGGGCGGCACAGACCCTGCTGTTCCTGCTGGTGAGTCTGGCATTGTGCGGCATCACCATCGAAGCCTGCCTCATCTACCGTCTCTACGTACTCGAACCT GCTGCCTCAGCATCATTCTCTAAGCTCTCTGGAG ATGTTATTTCTCTCACTAAAGGACCCAGTCAAGATGTTGTTTCTTCCAAACCACTTGCACATCTGACAG GTGGACAAGATGCAGTTCATGGACCACATATCATGGAGTGGAGCATGATTGCAGATCCCCTACTCCATGATATGTACTACAGAAACGGAAGCCTTATCATTCAGAAGGAAGGTTTTTACTATGTCTATTCAAAGGTTTTCTTCTTGGAGAGCGGTGTGTTTTACCACTCTGTAGATATGAATACTGAAAGGTACCGTGGAGGAAGTATCACCCTCCTGAGGTCCAGGAAATACACCCCTGGAAATGTTCAATCCAACAGTTACCTGGGCGGAGTGTTTCACCTTTACCAAGACGACGCTTTGTTCGTGAGAGTCAGCGACACCTCAAAAATCCATCGACACAAATCCTATGAGAACAACTTTGGTGCATTCATGATTTAA
- the tnfsf14 gene encoding tumor necrosis factor ligand superfamily member 14 isoform X2 has protein sequence MVKHGLHNVYVVDRNATMPPIPPRLGQRQWRAGAAQTLLFLLVSLALCGITIEACLIYRLYVLEPAASASFSKLSGGPSQDVVSSKPLAHLTGGQDAVHGPHIMEWSMIADPLLHDMYYRNGSLIIQKEGFYYVYSKVFFLESGVFYHSVDMNTERYRGGSITLLRSRKYTPGNVQSNSYLGGVFHLYQDDALFVRVSDTSKIHRHKSYENNFGAFMI, from the exons ATGGTCAAGCACGGGCTTCACAATGTGTATGTGGTGGACCGCAATGCCACCATGCCTCCTATACCGCCCAGGCTGGGCCAGAGACAATGGCGAGCAGGGGCGGCACAGACCCTGCTGTTCCTGCTGGTGAGTCTGGCATTGTGCGGCATCACCATCGAAGCCTGCCTCATCTACCGTCTCTACGTACTCGAACCT GCTGCCTCAGCATCATTCTCTAAGCTCTCTGGAG GACCCAGTCAAGATGTTGTTTCTTCCAAACCACTTGCACATCTGACAG GTGGACAAGATGCAGTTCATGGACCACATATCATGGAGTGGAGCATGATTGCAGATCCCCTACTCCATGATATGTACTACAGAAACGGAAGCCTTATCATTCAGAAGGAAGGTTTTTACTATGTCTATTCAAAGGTTTTCTTCTTGGAGAGCGGTGTGTTTTACCACTCTGTAGATATGAATACTGAAAGGTACCGTGGAGGAAGTATCACCCTCCTGAGGTCCAGGAAATACACCCCTGGAAATGTTCAATCCAACAGTTACCTGGGCGGAGTGTTTCACCTTTACCAAGACGACGCTTTGTTCGTGAGAGTCAGCGACACCTCAAAAATCCATCGACACAAATCCTATGAGAACAACTTTGGTGCATTCATGATTTAA